In Deinococcus multiflagellatus, the following proteins share a genomic window:
- a CDS encoding benzoate/H(+) symporter BenE family transporter, producing MTTARARWRPLTFWQDSHPSAVLAGAVAVLIGWAGPNVLISAVAQAADLPSSVAMSWLWAHAVFAGVTGIVLSLRTRMPILSTWSTPGIAFLVTALPGIPFPEAVGAFLLSGLLVFLLGAFPPLVRALQAMPAPLAAALNAAILLPFAFRALQAFGEAPALVGVMIAAFFLLRPVAPRWAVAGVLLSGVVATAVLGLGHPAPLTLALTRPEFVWPQFSLHATLNLALPLTVLAFTGQFVPGFGVLKTNGYEPAPGPILRACGLASLGAAVFGCHNLTLGALLANIVSGPDAHPAADKRYVAAVWAGALNILVGLFAGTFLHLMGLLPPQALAALAGLALLSATGNSLHAAFQGAAAGSLAAPVVLAVTLSGVAPLGIGAAFWGILAGLAVYALERRSSQATS from the coding sequence ATGACCACTGCGCGCGCCCGCTGGCGGCCCCTCACCTTCTGGCAGGACAGCCACCCCAGCGCCGTGCTGGCGGGTGCGGTGGCGGTGCTGATCGGCTGGGCCGGGCCCAACGTCCTGATCTCCGCCGTGGCCCAGGCCGCCGACCTGCCCAGCAGCGTCGCCATGTCGTGGCTGTGGGCGCACGCGGTGTTTGCCGGCGTCACGGGCATCGTGCTCAGCCTGCGCACCCGCATGCCCATCCTGAGCACCTGGAGCACCCCCGGGATCGCCTTTCTGGTCACCGCCCTGCCCGGCATCCCTTTCCCCGAGGCGGTGGGGGCTTTTCTGCTCTCGGGCCTGCTGGTGTTTCTGTTGGGGGCCTTTCCGCCGCTGGTGCGCGCCCTGCAGGCCATGCCGGCGCCGCTGGCCGCCGCGCTGAACGCCGCCATTCTGCTGCCCTTCGCTTTCCGCGCCCTGCAGGCGTTCGGCGAGGCGCCGGCCCTGGTGGGCGTGATGATCGCGGCCTTTTTTCTGCTGCGGCCAGTCGCGCCGCGCTGGGCGGTGGCGGGCGTGCTGCTCAGCGGCGTGGTGGCCACTGCGGTGCTGGGCCTGGGGCACCCGGCGCCGCTGACCCTGGCCCTCACCCGCCCCGAATTCGTGTGGCCCCAGTTCAGCCTGCACGCCACCCTGAATCTGGCGTTGCCGCTGACCGTGCTGGCCTTTACCGGGCAGTTCGTGCCGGGCTTCGGGGTGCTGAAAACCAACGGCTATGAACCCGCCCCCGGGCCCATCCTGCGGGCCTGTGGGCTGGCGAGCCTGGGCGCGGCCGTCTTTGGCTGCCACAACCTGACGCTGGGGGCGCTGCTGGCGAACATCGTGAGTGGCCCCGACGCCCACCCGGCGGCCGACAAACGCTACGTGGCTGCCGTCTGGGCGGGCGCCCTGAACATTCTGGTGGGTCTGTTCGCAGGGACCTTCCTGCACCTGATGGGCCTGCTGCCGCCCCAGGCCCTGGCCGCCCTGGCGGGACTGGCGCTGCTGTCGGCCACCGGCAACAGCCTGCACGCGGCGTTTCAGGGGGCGGCGGCCGGCAGTCTGGCGGCCCCGGTGGTGCTGGCGGTGACCCTCAGCGGCGTGGCGCCCCTGGGCATTGGCGCGGCTTTCTGGGGCATTCTGGCGGGGCTGGCTGTGTACGCCCTGGAACGCCGCAGCTCTCAGGCCACCTCCTGA
- a CDS encoding fimbrial biogenesis chaperone translates to MPTSLPHRPRAAHLWLRAALLSAAALSLGGAAGAQSFGFSPTTLQMDATKNLVAETTMINSTAAPARFTVVPRVWKVEGGQLVLLDTRDLIVNPASFTVKPGGSQVIRVGLRKKPGDTELSYRLLVQQEAIEGVDLPKVSADLSKDAKAGLNLTMTFSLPIYVTQPGATPKVQFTAQDSGQNVVLTVQNAGQRRAIYRNVTLSRGGASLGMQAISALAGSSQTLTLVGLGNKSGPLTIRYTGEDGQTLVQTVALP, encoded by the coding sequence GTGCCCACCTCCCTTCCCCACCGGCCGCGTGCCGCCCACCTGTGGCTGCGCGCGGCGCTGCTCTCGGCCGCTGCTCTGAGTCTGGGAGGTGCAGCGGGGGCGCAGAGTTTTGGGTTCAGCCCCACCACCCTGCAGATGGACGCCACCAAGAATCTGGTGGCCGAAACCACCATGATCAACAGCACGGCGGCCCCAGCGCGCTTTACCGTGGTGCCCCGCGTCTGGAAAGTGGAGGGCGGCCAGTTGGTGCTGCTCGACACCCGCGACCTGATCGTGAATCCGGCGTCGTTCACCGTCAAGCCCGGCGGCTCGCAGGTGATCCGCGTGGGCCTGCGCAAGAAGCCCGGCGACACCGAGCTGTCCTACCGCCTGCTGGTGCAGCAGGAAGCGATTGAGGGTGTGGATCTGCCCAAGGTCAGCGCCGATCTGAGCAAGGACGCCAAGGCAGGGCTGAACCTGACCATGACCTTTTCGCTGCCTATTTACGTCACCCAGCCTGGGGCGACGCCCAAGGTGCAGTTCACGGCGCAGGACAGCGGCCAGAACGTGGTGCTCACGGTGCAAAACGCCGGGCAGCGCCGCGCCATCTACCGCAATGTCACGCTCTCGCGCGGCGGGGCCTCGCTGGGCATGCAGGCCATTTCGGCGCTGGCCGGCAGCAGCCAGACCCTCACCCTGGTGGGGCTGGGGAACAAGAGCGGGCCCCTGACCATCCGCTACACCGGCGAGGACGGGCAGACCCTGGTGCAGACGGTTGCCCTTCCTTAA